The Equus asinus isolate D_3611 breed Donkey chromosome 4, EquAss-T2T_v2, whole genome shotgun sequence genome has a segment encoding these proteins:
- the CYTH4 gene encoding cytohesin-4 isoform X4 — translation MDLCHPDPTELSSGEAEELQRIKWHRKQLLEDIQKLKDEIADVFAQIDCFETAEESRMAQKEKELCIGRKKFNMDPVKGIQYLTEHKLLSPDVQDIAQFLYKGEGLNKTAIGTYLGERDPVNLQVLQAFVDCHEFANLNLVQALRQFLWSFRLPGEAQKIDRMMETFATRYCLCNPGVFQSTDTCYVLSFSIIMLNTSLHNPNVRDRPPFERFVSMNRGINGGSDLPEEQLRNLFDSIKSEPFSIPEDDGNDLTHTFFKPDREGWLLKLGGRVKTWKRRWFILTDNCLYYFEFTTDKEPRGIIPLENLSVQKVEDPKKPFCLELYNPSCRGQKIKACKTDGDGKVVEGKHESYRISASSAEERDQWIEAIQASITRDPFYDLVSARKKKIASKH, via the exons ATGGACTTGTGCCACCCAG ACCCCACGGAGCTGAGCAGCGGGGAGGCCGAGGAGCTGCAGCGGATCAAGTGGCACCGGAAGCAGCTTCTGGAGGACATCCAG AAACTGAAAGACGAGATTGCAGATGTGTTCGCCCAAATTGACTGCTTCGAGACAGCAGAGGAGAG CCGGATggcccagaaggagaaggagcTGTGTATCGGGCGCAAGAAGTTCAACATGGACCCTGTGAAG GGCATCCAGTACCTCACTGAGCACAAGCTGCTGAGCCCCGACGTCCAGGACATCGCCCAGTTCCTGTACAAGGGCGAGGGCCTCAACAAGACGGCCATTGGCACCTACCTGGGGGAGAG ggacCCCGTCAACCTGCAGGTGCTCCAGGCCTTTGTGGACTGCCACGAGTTCGCCAACCTCAACCTCGTCCAGGCCCTCAG GCAGTTCCTGTGGAGCTTCCGGCTGCCGGGTGAGGCCCAGAAGATCGACCGGATGATGGAGACGTTTGCCACCCGATATTGCCTCTGCAACCCGGGAGTCTTCCAGTCCACAG ACACCTGCTACGTCCTTTCCTTCTCCATCATCATGCTCAACACCAGCCTGCACAACCCCAACGTGCGGGACAGGCCGCCCTTCGAGCGCTTCGTGTCCATGAACCGCGGCATCAACGGCGGCAGCGACCTGCCAGAGGAGCAGCTGCGG AACCTCTTTGACAGCATCAAGAGCGAGCCCTTCTCCATCCCTGAGGACGACGGCAACGACCTCACTCACACCTTCTTCAAGCCGGACCGCGAGGGCTGGCTGCTCAAGCTGG GGGGCCGCGTGAAGACGTGGAAACGGCGCTGGTTCATCCTGACCGACAACTGCCTCTACTACTTCGAGTTCACCACT GACAAGGAGCCACGGGGAATCATCCCCCTCGAGAACCTCTCGGTGCAGAAGGTGGAGGACCCCAAGAAGCCA TTCTGTCTGGAGCTCTACAACCCCAGCTGCCGGGGCCAGAAGATCAAGGCCTGCAAGACGGACGGCGACGGCAAGGTGGTGGAGGGCAAGCACGAGTCTTACCGGATCTCGGCCTCCAGCGCTGAGGAGCGCGACCAGTGGATCGAGGCCATACA AGCCAGCATCACCCGCGACCCCTTCTACGACCTGGTCTCTGCTCGGAAGAAGAAGATAGCCAGCAAGCACTGA
- the CYTH4 gene encoding cytohesin-4 isoform X5 gives MAQKEKELCIGRKKFNMDPVKGIQYLTEHKLLSPDVQDIAQFLYKGEGLNKTAIGTYLGERDPVNLQVLQAFVDCHEFANLNLVQALRQFLWSFRLPGEAQKIDRMMETFATRYCLCNPGVFQSTDTCYVLSFSIIMLNTSLHNPNVRDRPPFERFVSMNRGINGGSDLPEEQLRNLFDSIKSEPFSIPEDDGNDLTHTFFKPDREGWLLKLGGRVKTWKRRWFILTDNCLYYFEFTTDKEPRGIIPLENLSVQKVEDPKKPFCLELYNPSCRGQKIKACKTDGDGKVVEGKHESYRISASSAEERDQWIEAIQASITRDPFYDLVSARKKKIASKH, from the exons ATggcccagaaggagaaggagcTGTGTATCGGGCGCAAGAAGTTCAACATGGACCCTGTGAAG GGCATCCAGTACCTCACTGAGCACAAGCTGCTGAGCCCCGACGTCCAGGACATCGCCCAGTTCCTGTACAAGGGCGAGGGCCTCAACAAGACGGCCATTGGCACCTACCTGGGGGAGAG ggacCCCGTCAACCTGCAGGTGCTCCAGGCCTTTGTGGACTGCCACGAGTTCGCCAACCTCAACCTCGTCCAGGCCCTCAG GCAGTTCCTGTGGAGCTTCCGGCTGCCGGGTGAGGCCCAGAAGATCGACCGGATGATGGAGACGTTTGCCACCCGATATTGCCTCTGCAACCCGGGAGTCTTCCAGTCCACAG ACACCTGCTACGTCCTTTCCTTCTCCATCATCATGCTCAACACCAGCCTGCACAACCCCAACGTGCGGGACAGGCCGCCCTTCGAGCGCTTCGTGTCCATGAACCGCGGCATCAACGGCGGCAGCGACCTGCCAGAGGAGCAGCTGCGG AACCTCTTTGACAGCATCAAGAGCGAGCCCTTCTCCATCCCTGAGGACGACGGCAACGACCTCACTCACACCTTCTTCAAGCCGGACCGCGAGGGCTGGCTGCTCAAGCTGG GGGGCCGCGTGAAGACGTGGAAACGGCGCTGGTTCATCCTGACCGACAACTGCCTCTACTACTTCGAGTTCACCACT GACAAGGAGCCACGGGGAATCATCCCCCTCGAGAACCTCTCGGTGCAGAAGGTGGAGGACCCCAAGAAGCCA TTCTGTCTGGAGCTCTACAACCCCAGCTGCCGGGGCCAGAAGATCAAGGCCTGCAAGACGGACGGCGACGGCAAGGTGGTGGAGGGCAAGCACGAGTCTTACCGGATCTCGGCCTCCAGCGCTGAGGAGCGCGACCAGTGGATCGAGGCCATACA AGCCAGCATCACCCGCGACCCCTTCTACGACCTGGTCTCTGCTCGGAAGAAGAAGATAGCCAGCAAGCACTGA
- the CYTH4 gene encoding cytohesin-4 isoform X3: MDLCHPDPTELSSGEAEELQRIKWHRKQLLEDIQKLKDEIADVFAQIDCFETAEESRMAQKEKELCIGRKKFNMDPVKGIQYLTEHKLLSPDVQDIAQFLYKGEGLNKTAIGTYLGERRWGSELKCTPPSLRPLPRDPVNLQVLQAFVDCHEFANLNLVQALRQFLWSFRLPGEAQKIDRMMETFATRYCLCNPGVFQSTDTCYVLSFSIIMLNTSLHNPNVRDRPPFERFVSMNRGINGGSDLPEEQLRNLFDSIKSEPFSIPEDDGNDLTHTFFKPDREGWLLKLGGRVKTWKRRWFILTDNCLYYFEFTTDKEPRGIIPLENLSVQKVEDPKKPFCLELYNPSCRGQKIKACKTDGDGKVVEGKHESYRISASSAEERDQWIEAIQASITRDPFYDLVSARKKKIASKH, from the exons ATGGACTTGTGCCACCCAG ACCCCACGGAGCTGAGCAGCGGGGAGGCCGAGGAGCTGCAGCGGATCAAGTGGCACCGGAAGCAGCTTCTGGAGGACATCCAG AAACTGAAAGACGAGATTGCAGATGTGTTCGCCCAAATTGACTGCTTCGAGACAGCAGAGGAGAG CCGGATggcccagaaggagaaggagcTGTGTATCGGGCGCAAGAAGTTCAACATGGACCCTGTGAAG GGCATCCAGTACCTCACTGAGCACAAGCTGCTGAGCCCCGACGTCCAGGACATCGCCCAGTTCCTGTACAAGGGCGAGGGCCTCAACAAGACGGCCATTGGCACCTACCTGGGGGAGAG gagGTGGGGCAGCGAGCTCAAGTGCACCccgccctccctccgccccctccccagggacCCCGTCAACCTGCAGGTGCTCCAGGCCTTTGTGGACTGCCACGAGTTCGCCAACCTCAACCTCGTCCAGGCCCTCAG GCAGTTCCTGTGGAGCTTCCGGCTGCCGGGTGAGGCCCAGAAGATCGACCGGATGATGGAGACGTTTGCCACCCGATATTGCCTCTGCAACCCGGGAGTCTTCCAGTCCACAG ACACCTGCTACGTCCTTTCCTTCTCCATCATCATGCTCAACACCAGCCTGCACAACCCCAACGTGCGGGACAGGCCGCCCTTCGAGCGCTTCGTGTCCATGAACCGCGGCATCAACGGCGGCAGCGACCTGCCAGAGGAGCAGCTGCGG AACCTCTTTGACAGCATCAAGAGCGAGCCCTTCTCCATCCCTGAGGACGACGGCAACGACCTCACTCACACCTTCTTCAAGCCGGACCGCGAGGGCTGGCTGCTCAAGCTGG GGGGCCGCGTGAAGACGTGGAAACGGCGCTGGTTCATCCTGACCGACAACTGCCTCTACTACTTCGAGTTCACCACT GACAAGGAGCCACGGGGAATCATCCCCCTCGAGAACCTCTCGGTGCAGAAGGTGGAGGACCCCAAGAAGCCA TTCTGTCTGGAGCTCTACAACCCCAGCTGCCGGGGCCAGAAGATCAAGGCCTGCAAGACGGACGGCGACGGCAAGGTGGTGGAGGGCAAGCACGAGTCTTACCGGATCTCGGCCTCCAGCGCTGAGGAGCGCGACCAGTGGATCGAGGCCATACA AGCCAGCATCACCCGCGACCCCTTCTACGACCTGGTCTCTGCTCGGAAGAAGAAGATAGCCAGCAAGCACTGA
- the CYTH4 gene encoding cytohesin-4 isoform X2 — translation MDLCHPDPTELSSGEAEELQRIKWHRKQLLEDIQKLKDEIADVFAQIDCFETAEESRMAQKEKELCIGRKKFNMDPVKGIQYLTEHKLLSPDVQDIAQFLYKGEGLNKTAIGTYLGERDPVNLQVLQAFVDCHEFANLNLVQALRQFLWSFRLPGEAQKIDRMMETFATRYCLCNPGVFQSTDTCYVLSFSIIMLNTSLHNPNVRDRPPFERFVSMNRGINGGSDLPEEQLRNLFDSIKSEPFSIPEDDGNDLTHTFFKPDREGWLLKLGGRVKTWKRRWFILTDNCLYYFEFTTDKEPRGIIPLENLSVQKVEDPKKPFCLELYNPSCRGQKIKACKTDGDGKVVEGKHESYRISASSAEERDQWIEAIQIRIQSGPRKTSGGGGRRRALRVEGPVRVKSVCGLPRQHLRVLGGWCRAA, via the exons ATGGACTTGTGCCACCCAG ACCCCACGGAGCTGAGCAGCGGGGAGGCCGAGGAGCTGCAGCGGATCAAGTGGCACCGGAAGCAGCTTCTGGAGGACATCCAG AAACTGAAAGACGAGATTGCAGATGTGTTCGCCCAAATTGACTGCTTCGAGACAGCAGAGGAGAG CCGGATggcccagaaggagaaggagcTGTGTATCGGGCGCAAGAAGTTCAACATGGACCCTGTGAAG GGCATCCAGTACCTCACTGAGCACAAGCTGCTGAGCCCCGACGTCCAGGACATCGCCCAGTTCCTGTACAAGGGCGAGGGCCTCAACAAGACGGCCATTGGCACCTACCTGGGGGAGAG ggacCCCGTCAACCTGCAGGTGCTCCAGGCCTTTGTGGACTGCCACGAGTTCGCCAACCTCAACCTCGTCCAGGCCCTCAG GCAGTTCCTGTGGAGCTTCCGGCTGCCGGGTGAGGCCCAGAAGATCGACCGGATGATGGAGACGTTTGCCACCCGATATTGCCTCTGCAACCCGGGAGTCTTCCAGTCCACAG ACACCTGCTACGTCCTTTCCTTCTCCATCATCATGCTCAACACCAGCCTGCACAACCCCAACGTGCGGGACAGGCCGCCCTTCGAGCGCTTCGTGTCCATGAACCGCGGCATCAACGGCGGCAGCGACCTGCCAGAGGAGCAGCTGCGG AACCTCTTTGACAGCATCAAGAGCGAGCCCTTCTCCATCCCTGAGGACGACGGCAACGACCTCACTCACACCTTCTTCAAGCCGGACCGCGAGGGCTGGCTGCTCAAGCTGG GGGGCCGCGTGAAGACGTGGAAACGGCGCTGGTTCATCCTGACCGACAACTGCCTCTACTACTTCGAGTTCACCACT GACAAGGAGCCACGGGGAATCATCCCCCTCGAGAACCTCTCGGTGCAGAAGGTGGAGGACCCCAAGAAGCCA TTCTGTCTGGAGCTCTACAACCCCAGCTGCCGGGGCCAGAAGATCAAGGCCTGCAAGACGGACGGCGACGGCAAGGTGGTGGAGGGCAAGCACGAGTCTTACCGGATCTCGGCCTCCAGCGCTGAGGAGCGCGACCAGTGGATCGAGGCCATACA AATCAGGATCCAAAGTGGCCCCAGAAAGACCAGTGGAGGCGGCGGACGGCGCAGGGCTCTCCGGGTGGAAGGACCAGTGCGGGTGAAGTCAGTGTGTGGCCTCCCCAGACAGCACCTCAGAGTCCTGGGTGGCTGGTGCCGGGCAGCGTGA
- the CYTH4 gene encoding cytohesin-4 isoform X1, translating to MDLCHPDPTELSSGEAEELQRIKWHRKQLLEDIQKLKDEIADVFAQIDCFETAEESRMAQKEKELCIGRKKFNMDPVKGIQYLTEHKLLSPDVQDIAQFLYKGEGLNKTAIGTYLGERRWGSELKCTPPSLRPLPRDPVNLQVLQAFVDCHEFANLNLVQALRQFLWSFRLPGEAQKIDRMMETFATRYCLCNPGVFQSTDTCYVLSFSIIMLNTSLHNPNVRDRPPFERFVSMNRGINGGSDLPEEQLRNLFDSIKSEPFSIPEDDGNDLTHTFFKPDREGWLLKLGGRVKTWKRRWFILTDNCLYYFEFTTDKEPRGIIPLENLSVQKVEDPKKPFCLELYNPSCRGQKIKACKTDGDGKVVEGKHESYRISASSAEERDQWIEAIQIRIQSGPRKTSGGGGRRRALRVEGPVRVKSVCGLPRQHLRVLGGWCRAA from the exons ATGGACTTGTGCCACCCAG ACCCCACGGAGCTGAGCAGCGGGGAGGCCGAGGAGCTGCAGCGGATCAAGTGGCACCGGAAGCAGCTTCTGGAGGACATCCAG AAACTGAAAGACGAGATTGCAGATGTGTTCGCCCAAATTGACTGCTTCGAGACAGCAGAGGAGAG CCGGATggcccagaaggagaaggagcTGTGTATCGGGCGCAAGAAGTTCAACATGGACCCTGTGAAG GGCATCCAGTACCTCACTGAGCACAAGCTGCTGAGCCCCGACGTCCAGGACATCGCCCAGTTCCTGTACAAGGGCGAGGGCCTCAACAAGACGGCCATTGGCACCTACCTGGGGGAGAG gagGTGGGGCAGCGAGCTCAAGTGCACCccgccctccctccgccccctccccagggacCCCGTCAACCTGCAGGTGCTCCAGGCCTTTGTGGACTGCCACGAGTTCGCCAACCTCAACCTCGTCCAGGCCCTCAG GCAGTTCCTGTGGAGCTTCCGGCTGCCGGGTGAGGCCCAGAAGATCGACCGGATGATGGAGACGTTTGCCACCCGATATTGCCTCTGCAACCCGGGAGTCTTCCAGTCCACAG ACACCTGCTACGTCCTTTCCTTCTCCATCATCATGCTCAACACCAGCCTGCACAACCCCAACGTGCGGGACAGGCCGCCCTTCGAGCGCTTCGTGTCCATGAACCGCGGCATCAACGGCGGCAGCGACCTGCCAGAGGAGCAGCTGCGG AACCTCTTTGACAGCATCAAGAGCGAGCCCTTCTCCATCCCTGAGGACGACGGCAACGACCTCACTCACACCTTCTTCAAGCCGGACCGCGAGGGCTGGCTGCTCAAGCTGG GGGGCCGCGTGAAGACGTGGAAACGGCGCTGGTTCATCCTGACCGACAACTGCCTCTACTACTTCGAGTTCACCACT GACAAGGAGCCACGGGGAATCATCCCCCTCGAGAACCTCTCGGTGCAGAAGGTGGAGGACCCCAAGAAGCCA TTCTGTCTGGAGCTCTACAACCCCAGCTGCCGGGGCCAGAAGATCAAGGCCTGCAAGACGGACGGCGACGGCAAGGTGGTGGAGGGCAAGCACGAGTCTTACCGGATCTCGGCCTCCAGCGCTGAGGAGCGCGACCAGTGGATCGAGGCCATACA AATCAGGATCCAAAGTGGCCCCAGAAAGACCAGTGGAGGCGGCGGACGGCGCAGGGCTCTCCGGGTGGAAGGACCAGTGCGGGTGAAGTCAGTGTGTGGCCTCCCCAGACAGCACCTCAGAGTCCTGGGTGGCTGGTGCCGGGCAGCGTGA